CCGCACCAGGATAGTGCATGATCTTAAACATCGCACCAATGATTACAACACCTGCACCAACGTTTGTCAAGATAGGCGCAACGACTCTAAAGAATTTTTCTCTTCCAGTTTCTTGATGTCTACCCATTTTGTAAGAATTTAAATCTTAATAATTTGTTTTAGAATTAGAATTAGGTTTATATAATTCAGCTCCCCACTGAATAATAATTCCCTTTAGTATGAAATAATAGTATATTACTGGAATTCGTATCCTGATGATCGGCCTAAGCTAATCATTACACAACGGAATCCAATGTATGAACGAGCTTGAGTTTCATACTCATACGAACGAGTTCCTGTTTGAACAAAGAAAGGGATATCTTTCCAAGAGCCACCTCTTACTACTTTTCTAGATTCGTTTGGATCTCTGAAAGTAGGGTTCAAATCCCAAACAACAGGGTAACTTGAAGGTGAATATGCGTCATCACACCACTCTGCTACATTTCCTGACATATCATAAAGTCCATATCCATTAGGGAAATATGATGCAACAGGTGCAGTATAAGCAAAACCATCATCATAATAATTACCACGTCCTGGTTTAAAGTTAGCTAAAGCACATCCTTTACCATTTCTGATATAAGGACCACCCCATGGGTACTTAGCCATATCTAGACCACCTCTGGCAGCATATTCCCACTCAGCTTCAGAAGGAAGTCTGAATGCAGGCATTTCATACATACCATTTTCAATGCGGTAATTATTATAATATTCTGTTCTCCAGTTTGTAAACTCTACTGCAGCTTTACGGCTTACACCAACTACTGGATAATCATCAAATGCAGGATGGCTGTAGTAATACTCTTGCATTGGTTCACCCATATGATAAGCGAAGTCCTTCTGCCAAACTGTAGTATCTGGCTTAAGTTCATTCTCAATTCTATCGGCATCCCAATCAGCACTAGTATCTGCTGCCTCAAGCATTTTCACGATAAACTGACGGTACTCATTATTTGTAACTTCAGTTTCATCCATGAAGAAGCCACTAATAGTGATCTGCTTATTCATATTGATTTTAGAAGAT
Above is a window of Sediminitomix flava DNA encoding:
- the porK gene encoding T9SS ring complex lipoprotein PorK/GldK is translated as MNSSFVFTRFIIAVMASSILLQGCGAFGSEQGDGGELTGVLDRPEWDSQTIPYGMTVVPPGTFHMGQADEDITSSKINMNKQITISGFFMDETEVTNNEYRQFIVKMLEAADTSADWDADRIENELKPDTTVWQKDFAYHMGEPMQEYYYSHPAFDDYPVVGVSRKAAVEFTNWRTEYYNNYRIENGMYEMPAFRLPSEAEWEYAARGGLDMAKYPWGGPYIRNGKGCALANFKPGRGNYYDDGFAYTAPVASYFPNGYGLYDMSGNVAEWCDDAYSPSSYPVVWDLNPTFRDPNESRKVVRGGSWKDIPFFVQTGTRSYEYETQARSYIGFRCVMISLGRSSGYEFQ